The Punica granatum isolate Tunisia-2019 chromosome 4, ASM765513v2, whole genome shotgun sequence genome has a window encoding:
- the LOC116205467 gene encoding transcription factor bHLH162-like — protein MERRNPTVSSSSSRADRKTIERNRRNHMKSLFSELYSLVPHQSSRDVAPLPDQLDEAAKYIKRLQINVEKLREKKQNLLRIESLNSSMRSGMVMDSESSMPHIDIHQTGSALVVNFVNGWRSCYNYQSLFNKTIRALHEGGAEVINGSFSIVGDRIFSTIHSEVRDSALLSTEARISERLHKIFYTDNAELDYAY, from the exons ATGGAGAGAAGAAACCCTACCGTATCTTCTTCATCGTCGAGAGCTGACCGGAAAACAATCGAGAGAAACCGAAGAAATCACATGAAGTCCCTCTTCTCCGAGCTCTATTCTCTTGTTCCGCATCAAAGCTCGAGg GATGTGGCACCGCTCCCGGATCAACTTGATGAAGCTGCAAAGTACATTAAGAGATTGCAGATAAACGTGGAGAAGCTGAGGGAGAAGAAACAAAACTTGCTTCGAATTGAAAGCCTAAACTCGAGCATGAGAAGCGGGATGGTGATGGATTCAGAGTCCTCGATGCCCCACATTGACATTCACCAAACAGGATCGGCTCTTGTGGTAAATTTTGTCAACGGGTGGAGGAGTTGTTATAACTATCAGTCGCTGTTCAACAAAACCATTCGAGCTTTGCATGAAGGGGGAGCTGAAGTCATCAATGGCAGCTTCTCCATTGTTGGTGATAGAATTTTCTCCACGATTCATTCCGAG GTTCGAGACTCAGCACTCCTGTCCACAGAGGCGAGAATTTCAGAGAGAttacataaaattttctacACAGATAATGCAGAGCTCGATTATGCATATTGA